The following are encoded together in the Oceanobacillus zhaokaii genome:
- the panC gene encoding pantoate--beta-alanine ligase: MQIVSTIKEVKHIVKQWKIEGQTLGFVPTMGYLHEGHGSLITAARQENSKVVVSIFINPMQFGPTEDYDSYPNDLEKDRNVCESLGADLIFHPAPEEMYPKDFFTYVDMSVLTEELCGLNRPGHFRGVCTVVNKMFNIIQPDHAYFGQKDAQQLAVIKQMVKDLNMNIEVIGCPIVREEDGLAKSSRNTYLSAIERKAALILSKTIFMGENKVKEGETDAKKLIAAMKANIEAEPMAKIEYVKAVDGLTMKQTTRIKPQTLIAIAVYIGKTRLIDNFIAH, from the coding sequence ATGCAGATTGTATCTACTATCAAAGAAGTAAAACACATTGTAAAACAGTGGAAAATTGAAGGACAGACCCTTGGTTTCGTACCAACGATGGGATATTTGCATGAGGGACACGGAAGCCTCATTACCGCTGCAAGACAAGAAAATAGTAAAGTGGTTGTTAGTATTTTCATAAATCCCATGCAGTTTGGACCAACAGAGGATTATGACAGCTATCCAAATGACTTAGAAAAAGATCGTAACGTTTGTGAAAGTCTTGGAGCAGATTTGATATTCCATCCTGCTCCAGAAGAAATGTATCCTAAAGACTTCTTTACTTATGTTGATATGTCTGTTTTAACTGAGGAACTTTGCGGCTTAAATCGTCCCGGTCATTTTCGCGGCGTTTGTACGGTTGTCAACAAGATGTTTAATATTATCCAACCTGATCACGCTTATTTTGGACAGAAAGATGCACAACAACTGGCTGTTATCAAACAAATGGTAAAAGATTTAAATATGAATATTGAAGTCATCGGTTGTCCAATTGTCCGTGAAGAAGACGGATTGGCAAAAAGCTCCCGGAATACTTACCTTTCTGCTATAGAAAGAAAAGCAGCACTAATATTAAGTAAAACCATTTTCATGGGAGAAAACAAAGTAAAAGAAGGAGAAACAGATGCTAAAAAACTGATTGCTGCCATGAAAGCCAATATTGAAGCAGAACCAATGGCTAAGATTGAATATGTAAAAGCAGTTGATGGTCTGACAATGAAACAAACCACGAGAATTAAACCACAGACATTGATTGCAATAGCTGTGTATATTGGAAAAACAAGACTGATTGATAATTTTATCGCGCATTAA
- the panB gene encoding 3-methyl-2-oxobutanoate hydroxymethyltransferase: MKNTVTSLQKQKNEGDKITMLTCYDYSMAKLMDEAEINMLLIGDSLGQVILGYEDTLPVTMDDMIHHTKAVSRGASKAFVLADLPFMSYQTSIYDAVLNAGRLIKEGRANGVKLEGGAKVCPQIKAIVEASIPVCAHIGLTPQSVNAFGGFKVQGKTEEAARQLMVDAKAVEAAGAFIVVLEGVPAKLAELVSKEINIPTIGIGAGAGCDGQVLVYQDMLAIYSDFTPKFVKQFANVGDIMKQAFQDYITEVKEGSFPAKEHTYTISDDIIDKLY, encoded by the coding sequence ATGAAAAACACCGTGACATCATTACAGAAACAAAAAAACGAAGGCGATAAAATTACGATGCTCACTTGCTATGATTATTCGATGGCAAAGTTAATGGATGAAGCTGAAATTAATATGCTATTAATCGGGGATTCACTTGGACAGGTCATCCTTGGATATGAAGATACATTACCAGTGACGATGGATGACATGATTCATCACACAAAAGCTGTTAGCAGAGGAGCAAGCAAGGCTTTTGTTCTAGCTGATTTACCATTTATGTCCTATCAAACCTCCATCTATGACGCTGTATTAAATGCTGGAAGATTAATTAAAGAAGGACGAGCAAATGGGGTGAAATTAGAGGGCGGTGCAAAAGTTTGTCCACAGATCAAAGCCATTGTAGAAGCATCTATTCCAGTTTGTGCACATATCGGTCTAACACCACAGTCTGTAAATGCTTTTGGCGGATTTAAGGTGCAAGGAAAAACCGAAGAAGCTGCGCGACAGTTAATGGTGGATGCCAAGGCAGTAGAGGCAGCAGGAGCATTTATAGTTGTTTTAGAAGGTGTGCCTGCAAAACTAGCAGAACTAGTTTCCAAAGAAATAAACATTCCGACAATCGGAATTGGCGCTGGTGCGGGTTGTGACGGTCAAGTGTTAGTATATCAAGATATGTTGGCAATCTACTCTGATTTTACACCAAAGTTTGTAAAACAATTTGCAAATGTAGGTGACATCATGAAACAAGCATTTCAGGATTATATTACTGAAGTAAAAGAAGGTTCGTTTCCTGCTAAGGAGCATACCTATACCATTTCAGATGATATCATTGATAAATTGTACTAA
- a CDS encoding DNA-binding protein, which translates to MIGILTTTLLSFILFFVVALYFVIKNKDRATTLKGIGIVFIILFIVEAVIVYFAMPAVTIPNITIANLIIGFVGMLSLYGITMTQPFTKESRQFDSVTAVIVIVAILAIPTFFVLGIFALNDTYDSIAKNEVPEAKPLDKSATPIVVSPESARNKVQKSMSVVPNTQFYDLGKLQVQKIGEDVVFIAPVEFTDFWRYFRGKETEGYFTISATDINAQPQFVESKMRYTNSSFFNHNIKRVIYSAYPNYIQSGEAQIEVDEDGKPWYVQTLYKPIGLTNKPDMSKLNVAVVDPVTSDVSLYDTTEAPEFVDGSISSEMASDENEYFGKFVHGWLNSIFGKKDVKIPNESGTESNVTPIFDNDGQMHYFTDMSSPKENIDSALGYTLINARTGELVYYNGDQNNGIMDSKGAREIVDKEFPEKNWEGSMPILYNIDGNPTWVVNVLDPNGLFKQYAYIKAADSDFVVFGDTASQALDAYRLALVQDPSNVGSTGEASTLETINGEVNRVVVTTQETGQLIQFLLTDDQTIYTINASKAPLAVFMQAEDRVTLEANVLDNGTAIVESLTIKGLAE; encoded by the coding sequence ATGATCGGAATTTTAACAACTACTTTGCTCTCATTTATCTTATTCTTTGTTGTAGCATTGTATTTTGTAATTAAAAATAAAGATCGAGCAACAACATTAAAAGGCATTGGGATTGTATTTATTATCTTATTTATTGTAGAGGCAGTCATTGTTTACTTTGCAATGCCGGCAGTTACGATACCAAATATCACGATTGCTAACCTTATCATTGGATTTGTTGGAATGCTGTCTCTATATGGCATTACAATGACACAGCCATTTACTAAGGAGAGCAGACAATTTGACTCGGTAACGGCCGTCATTGTTATTGTGGCAATTTTGGCAATACCAACATTTTTCGTACTTGGAATCTTTGCATTAAATGATACGTATGATTCTATCGCAAAGAATGAAGTACCTGAAGCTAAGCCGCTCGATAAAAGCGCGACACCGATTGTTGTTTCGCCGGAGTCAGCTCGTAATAAAGTACAAAAATCAATGAGTGTTGTACCAAACACGCAATTCTATGATTTAGGAAAGCTTCAGGTCCAGAAAATTGGAGAGGATGTAGTCTTCATTGCACCTGTTGAGTTTACTGATTTCTGGCGTTATTTCCGCGGGAAAGAAACAGAAGGATACTTCACAATTTCTGCAACAGATATAAATGCACAGCCACAGTTTGTTGAAAGCAAGATGCGTTATACCAATTCAAGCTTTTTCAATCACAATATTAAGCGAGTGATTTATAGTGCATATCCAAATTATATTCAAAGTGGTGAAGCACAAATAGAAGTTGATGAAGATGGCAAGCCATGGTATGTGCAAACACTTTATAAACCAATCGGCTTAACAAATAAACCAGATATGTCGAAGCTGAATGTTGCAGTTGTCGATCCTGTAACAAGCGATGTATCCCTTTACGATACGACAGAAGCACCTGAATTCGTTGATGGGTCTATTAGCTCGGAAATGGCATCTGATGAAAATGAGTACTTTGGGAAGTTTGTTCACGGTTGGTTGAATTCCATCTTCGGTAAGAAGGATGTAAAAATTCCTAACGAATCCGGAACTGAAAGTAATGTAACACCAATATTTGATAATGATGGACAAATGCATTATTTTACCGATATGTCCTCACCTAAGGAAAATATTGATTCAGCTCTAGGCTACACATTAATTAATGCCCGAACTGGAGAACTCGTTTACTATAACGGGGATCAAAACAATGGAATAATGGATAGTAAAGGGGCAAGAGAAATCGTTGATAAGGAATTTCCAGAGAAGAACTGGGAGGGTTCCATGCCAATCTTATATAATATCGACGGAAATCCAACATGGGTAGTCAACGTGCTAGATCCTAATGGTCTCTTTAAACAATATGCCTATATCAAAGCAGCCGATTCTGATTTTGTTGTCTTTGGTGATACTGCAAGTCAAGCACTCGATGCATATCGTCTTGCACTTGTTCAAGACCCTAGTAATGTAGGCTCAACAGGCGAAGCTTCCACATTAGAAACGATTAATGGTGAAGTAAATCGTGTAGTTGTTACAACGCAAGAAACTGGGCAATTAATACAATTTTTATTAACTGACGACCAAACGATTTATACAATAAATGCTTCGAAGGCACCACTTGCTGTATTCATGCAAGCTGAAGACAGAGTAACGCTTGAAGCAAATGTTTTAGATAATGGAACGGCAATTGTGGAGTCACTTACAATTAAAGGTTTAGCTGAATAA
- a CDS encoding Rossmann-like and DUF2520 domain-containing protein → MKIGFIGAGKVGVSLGKYLTEHKVSVTGYYSKTLKSSIEAAEFTNTRTYEKVRYLVEDSDAIFLTVPDGIIKEVWEKLKVLPIENKIISHFSGSLSSTVFSDISRYDAYGYSIHPLFAINDKYNSYKKLAKSFFTMEGHEKYLYQLSRLFESVGNQVVVIQAEEKVQYHASATMVSNLYVGLISLGEKMLIDCGFTRDQAHKALTPLIQGNTENILSYGLKDALTGPIERNDHLTILNHLRVLNPPEREVYKVLSRQVIKVAEAKHKDRNYEEIKGVIKE, encoded by the coding sequence ATGAAGATTGGCTTTATTGGGGCAGGAAAAGTAGGGGTATCCCTTGGAAAGTATTTAACCGAGCACAAGGTGAGTGTAACAGGGTATTACAGCAAAACTTTAAAGTCATCGATAGAAGCTGCGGAATTTACGAACACAAGAACATATGAAAAAGTCAGATATCTAGTGGAAGATAGTGATGCAATATTTTTAACAGTGCCAGACGGGATTATAAAAGAGGTATGGGAAAAATTGAAAGTGCTTCCAATTGAAAATAAGATAATTAGCCATTTCAGTGGCTCTTTAAGTTCGACAGTGTTTTCAGATATCAGCCGTTACGATGCATACGGTTATTCGATCCATCCTCTCTTTGCAATTAATGATAAATATAATTCATACAAGAAGCTAGCAAAATCCTTTTTTACAATGGAAGGGCATGAGAAATATCTATACCAACTGTCTCGTCTATTTGAAAGTGTTGGAAATCAGGTAGTAGTTATTCAAGCAGAGGAAAAAGTCCAGTACCATGCATCCGCAACTATGGTCAGTAATCTGTATGTAGGGCTCATTTCTCTTGGTGAGAAAATGCTGATTGATTGTGGCTTTACACGAGACCAAGCCCATAAGGCACTGACACCGCTAATTCAAGGAAATACAGAAAATATACTTTCATATGGACTAAAGGATGCGCTTACAGGACCAATTGAGCGAAATGATCATTTGACAATTTTAAATCATTTGCGGGTATTAAACCCGCCGGAAAGGGAAGTTTATAAAGTTCTATCCAGACAGGTTATAAAAGTAGCAGAAGCGAAACATAAAGACAGGAACTATGAAGAAATCAAGGGGGTTATAAAAGAATGA